One genomic window of Malaciobacter molluscorum LMG 25693 includes the following:
- a CDS encoding YajQ family cyclic di-GMP-binding protein translates to MAKAKEHHFDISAKLDMQEMKNAVIQAQKEVDNRYDFKGIKKEIELNQTAKILTVLTATDSKIDAMKDILLSKMNKRGISLNSLEELKVEDASGGNRKVSYKIIDTIEKDEAKTIQSEIKKLKLKVTAVNQGEEIRVTGKNIDDLQAVMRHLKSLDLKAPLVFDNFR, encoded by the coding sequence ATGGCAAAAGCAAAAGAACATCACTTTGATATTTCTGCAAAGCTTGATATGCAAGAGATGAAAAATGCAGTAATTCAAGCTCAAAAAGAAGTTGATAATAGATATGATTTTAAAGGAATAAAAAAAGAGATTGAATTAAATCAAACTGCAAAAATATTAACAGTATTAACTGCAACAGATAGTAAAATTGATGCTATGAAAGATATTTTATTATCAAAAATGAATAAAAGAGGCATATCTTTAAATTCATTAGAAGAATTAAAAGTTGAAGATGCAAGTGGAGGAAATAGAAAAGTTTCATATAAAATAATTGATACAATTGAAAAAGATGAAGCAAAAACTATTCAATCTGAAATTAAAAAATTAAAACTAAAAGTTACTGCTGTGAATCAAGGTGAAGAGATAAGAGTTACAGGTAAAAATATTGATGATTTACAAGCTGTAATGAGACATCTTAAATCTTTAGATTTAAAAGC